CTATTTTCTACAGCTTTCTGCTTTTACATGATAACCTGATACAACCAGGTATGTATAGGTCCTGCTATGGAGAATGTGTGATTCACATTATAGGAACTGTTGACCTTGTGTTAAACTTTATCATTCCCATTTCTGCCATCATCATTCTGTAtgtgagagtgtttgtggtggctgtgtctcaggctcgtgccatgcgctcCCACACTGCAGCTGTCACACTGAAGCTCTCAGGGACTGCAACTGCAAAGAAATCAGAGgtgaaagcagccaggactctaGGTGTCATTGTTAGTGTGTTTCTCATGTGTTACTGTCCATATTACggcgtctctctctctggccaTAACCTCACAATTGGTTCTGCAACTGAGGTCTTTATGATTTTCCTGGTATATTTTAACTCCTGTCTAAACCCTGTGATATATGCCTTTCTCTATCCCTGGTTTCGAAAATCTGTTAAGCTCATTGTTACACTGAAGATACTGCAGCCTCACTCCTGTGAGGTCAGTGTACTGTAGAGAGaactgtgtgtgactgacatgaggcacaggaaatgtttttctgGACTTTTGCTGAACTAACACAGTAATATCATATCTTCTATCtgttaatgttgtaaacataCACTGCATGTCTTCATATTTGTACTTTCTTGTAGAAGTTGAGGGACAGACTGTACTCCAGTTAGTGATATGTAATATTTGCAGAGGAGTCTCTCTGTGTATGCCACTGAAAGATTTTGAATGTGCACAGAATAATCTGTGGTTTTCTTATTATCAACTCTGTCAGAAGCATCACACTGAAAAGACACACTTCTTTtagttctgtttattttaaatatatttcacaaTATTCATGTTTCAATTAAGTCTAACTTAGAATTTGCTCTATATTTGTGTCATATtccccttttgttttttgttaccaGCAGAGATGATCAGTCAGCTTTTTCACATGATCACATTATTATGGTTTATGTTGAAAATTATGTAGAGCACCTCATGAAGTTAAATAAAGCTCATAAAATGATAAGATCTGATATTAATGTCCCTTATTTGattgtccaaaaaaaaagaaaatatattatattatattatattatattatattatattatattatattatattatattatattatattatattatattatattatattatattatattcagCAGTCTTGTGGcactacatacatacaacatataaatacatacaacaCATACATGCTGTAATTATGCCATTTCTTTtggacagaatgaaaaatgttttttcactttattgATAGGATGATATAAGAGAAGTAGTAAACAGAAATGGTCTGTAGAGGTCAGAGtaaacaaagcacacacacagaccactgaAGCAGAGAACTAATATTAAGGCAGATCATAACAGCCACACATGTATCATTTTGTCCACAATAATGGACTGTAAGTAAGGAACTGGCAAACAACCTCAGACACTACCCTAATGATAACAAGATAGTCATAAATAAAGTATGATGTGGTGGAGAAATGTGACAACACAGAGTTAGAAATCACAGTCATCACAGTGGTAACTGAGGTTCACAGTGTTAGCAGGATGATGGGATATATTGTTCTGTGAGGTCCAAAAACAACCTCActtctgacatttaaaacatcaaCGTGAGCTGGAAGGAACTTTGGATGCTCTATGGATGTTATTACAAAGTTATCAAGGctattaaatacatttatataatcACTGAGCACACCCTACTAATACTGTTGTCTCTGACCTTATCTGTACTCACTCATTTTAACCATTGATGCAGTCCATCACACAACTGTGGTCATTAAACTGTGTTCATGTTGATTTTGTCAGACAACATTGTCAAATGACATGATTTGCAATTGTAGGACTGATCAGATATGTGCAAGGGTAAGGCCTTCTTTTGCTCTCTCAACAGCCTGTTCTTTGATGAGTGTCTGTATTTACTTGATCATGCTCCAGACTCAATGGTCCCATTGTAAGTGCCACTCCTCACTGTCTGCAATCAGGACCAGATTAACCTGCCATGGTGTAACAGAGCAGTCATCTATGTATCCAAAACCTGTTTTGGCTTATTCACTGTACAGCcccactgaaaagaaaaacatacatcagagtgagccacactgctgcactggATGACATACTTATGAAAAATACAGCCGTTGTTACAAAACAGCTCCGCAGGCTAATAACGGCCTGTGGGGTTACTGCAGGGCAAGTGGGAGTGGCAGGGCCTGAAATGACAGTTGGTGAAAATGTACAACTGTGATCCTcttaaacaagaacaaaacagacACCTCTAGTGAAGGCAAGTTAACTCCAGGATAAACAAATGTTAATCTGTGTGAAGAATCACAGAATGTGCTTTGTCCTGAACAGACTTTCACCTCATAAGCAGTGAAACAAGAAAGAAATCCTACAGAGCATCACAGACATTACTCTGTGTAATGTCACTCTTTGAttacatgtaataaaaatgttgacaatACTCTGTCAACTTCTTATTGTAGTGTATCCTACCAACCATCCTCTGTGCATCAAAgccacacatgaacacacattcattcattctgacactgtcctgctgctggacaTAATCACCAGAGAGCTAAAtgtagattattattattattattattattattattattattattattattattattattattattaacagttccactgttaaaaatgtattgttttactGAGCCTTGTTAATGTGTGAATGCTGTGGTGTACTCAGATGACCAGAACAAAGTTCATCAATTCATCTCCACATAGagatcagtgtttgtttcactttggaACAgtcccacaacacacacacacacacacacacacgtattcCCCAGGCTCAGACAGTTTTCACACCTGTTTGCATTAGAGTCAGAGCTCAGCCTCTGATGTATCACTACAATCACAggtgctaaaaaaacaaactcaaacttGATGCAACCTCCTCACATCAACACATGATGCAATCGTTCATCAACCTAAACAGGCCTGTCATTTTCCAGCTAAACTCCTTGTCCACAGAACTCATCATTAAGAAGATTACAACATGCTCCTCAGACCATCAAATGAAGCCACTCatgattcaaattcaaataggggggcagcacggtggtgcagtggttagatctgtcacctcacagcaagaaggttctgggtttgagcccaggtattttctgtgtggagtctgcatgttctccctgtgcctgcatgggttctctgcGGGTACTCTGGTCCAAAGTCCAGTTCCAAAGACATgtaggttaactggtgactctaaattgccagtcggtgtgaatgtgagtgtgaatggttgttgtctatatgtgttggctctgtgatggactggtgatctgtacaggcTGTGCCCTGCCTCTGatccagtgtcagctgggataggcccAGCCTCCTcatgacccttaacagataagcggcatagataatggatggatggatgaatggatgattcAGATGGACTCAAGGGGCTGTAGGCCAGAAAGTTCACAGGTTCCTAGTCCAGATTTGACCCACATAATTAGAGTGGATTTTTCTCTGGACCTGGTCCAATGTAGTCTGTTAAACCAGCAGTGAACTCTCCCTTCTTGCATTATCACACATAAAATAATGGTCTCATAAATGAGAAAGTGGGTTTCAGGCAGCATTAAAGTTTGacctaaaaacacactttcacatcAGTTAGAGCTGCTGTGAATTAGAACATAACTTTAGCATCGTCAAATGCTAAGTCTCTAAAGTCAAACCTGACATAAAGACTTGTCTATATGTCTAGATAAAACTGAAGCACCTATTCTAGGAAGGCAGTCCCCTTTCAGCAGCTCAGGCGGTCCCAGAAGAAGGACCAGGTATCAACAAAACCACATCCCTGCTCACTGCAGTGACGAGTCAGTCAGTGGTTCAGGGACCAGTGGTTCCCCTCTTATGCAGCTCTTCCATAAAAACCCTGAAACCATTAAAACAGAATGctgatttgtctgtttcagttttctttttcccccattGGACCACATCATCCACACgttctgtgctgcagtgttagCATGCAGCGTGGTGACTAATGACATGCTGATGATCTTGGTGTTGATCTGATTCTTCATCAGTGGATTTTATAAGGTGACTTTATAGATTTATACATGATAATAATGAAGGTTTGAAAGTTCAATAAGGAAGCTCTTTTTCCAACGTCTGAAGTTTGCAAAGACACATTTGGTTAAGACAGAGTAATTCTGGAAACAAGTGCAGTGGACAGAtttaaacatgctgtgtgtgcatacaaCTGTACTTCCCATCAGTGGAGTCTAATGAGTCTCAAACCTCAataaatattgttgttgtgCCTGAAACTTCCAAGTGATCTCTCTGTACTCAAATGATATTTAGtcaaatgattttaaaatatgaaatatgatcaGTTATTAGTCAGTCCTGATGTAAAAACTTTGAAATGATCAGTGTGTGACATTTCTGATCTACTGGCAGAAATGGAacataatatacatacatatgtttCTATTAGTGTGTAATCACCAAAAACTAATAAtcgttgtgttttcatttgcttaGAATGAGCCAGTCATATCTACACAGGGAACAGGTCCTCTTCCCAGAAAAGACaaactttttactgtttacGTTTTACGTTGACGCTGCAGCTTGTATACAGAGGACTaagaagggaagaggaagacaggagacagagtaCATGTCAGCTATTACCTATAGTTTTTACAGAGTAACAACTAAATACAGTATCTAAATATAGCTGTATAAAATGACTAGCTGATGTAGTAGTTGACAACCATGTAGTCACCTGGCAGCCACTGTATCTCTGACATGCTTTGAAAGATCTAGTTCCCTAgtccctacaatcccactaggactctgaactcccagaatgctggtttactggtggttccaGAGTTTCCAgcagtagaatgggaggcagagccttccagttatcaggctcctctactggtggaaccttctcccagtttgggtccgggaggcagactccctctgtacctttaagagtcggcttaaaactttcctctttgataaagcttatagttagggtttggctcaggcttgaaccatcccttagttatgctgctatacGGCCTGGACTGCATTACTATTATTACCCACCACTGTATTATTGATACtactttacatatttacatggAATGTGCATTATGCTACATTCTCCTGTTTCCTATTC
This Lates calcarifer isolate ASB-BC8 unplaced genomic scaffold, TLL_Latcal_v3 _unitig_4551_quiver_1459, whole genome shotgun sequence DNA region includes the following protein-coding sequences:
- the LOC108900532 gene encoding trace amine-associated receptor 13c-like, translated to MMETVEGAELCFPQLLNTSCKKHTQPHSEAMLTYILLSSISLLTAALNLLVLISISHFRQLHTPTNLLLLSLAVSDFLVGLLVMPFQILLTEPCWLLGDLVCSLCYILPFITVCASVVNMVLISVDRYVAICDPLHYSTRVTPRRIQVCVLLCWVYSIFYSFLLLHDNLIQPGMYRSCYGECVIHIIGTVDLVLNFIIPISAIIILYVRVFVVAVSQARAMRSHTAAVTLKLSGTATAKKSEVKAARTLGVIVSVFLMCYCPYYGVSLSGHNLTIGSATEVFMIFLVYFNSCLNPVIYAFLYPWFRKSVKLIVTLKILQPHSCEVSVL